The Rhinoderma darwinii isolate aRhiDar2 chromosome 8, aRhiDar2.hap1, whole genome shotgun sequence genome has a window encoding:
- the PFDN6 gene encoding prefoldin subunit 6, whose translation MASQLQEKLQSEVTKYQQVQKDISSGMSARQKLEAQLTENNIVKEELALLDDSNTVYKLIGPVLVKQDLEEAKSTVVKRLQYINGEIKRYETLLKDLEQRSDQQRTSLTKLQQEYQRAQGKGAAKA comes from the exons ATGGCGTCCCAGTTACAGGAGAAGCTGCAGAGCGAGGTCACCAAATACCAGCAGGTGCAGAAAG ATATCAGCAGCGGCATGTCTGCCCGACAGAAACTGGAAGCTCAGCTCACCGAGAACAACATTGTGAAGGAG GAGCTGGCTCTGCTGGATGACAGTAACACAGTGTATAAACTCATCGGGCCGGTCCTGGTAAAACAAGATTTAGAAGAAGCGAAGTCCACGGTGGTCAAGCGGCTGCAGTATATCAATGGAGAGAT AAAGAGATATGAAACTTTGCTGAAGGACTTGGAGCAGCGATCGGATCAACAACGCACTTCCCTTACGAAACTGCAGCAAGAATACCAGCGGGCGCAGGGCAAGGGGGCAGCGAAGGCTTGA